The DNA sequence aaggagacagaatcattcattaatttctcTACAAAATTTCGTTCCTTTCTCTCTATAGAAGGAAGCgaatttttcttgattttctcctCTGTGAGAATATCAGCTCCTCCAGCGTGAGGaatttttctgtcttctttattcgagtcctagtattttgataagatcggcccaccctgatatcgagatacagttcgggaaccagagagaagatccgtggtctagtattgaagatcatcgtggagaaaacgcgagcaatcgacgattctttggagaatcaaatcggtaactctaaaccgtagaaatcatgttttaggatttatatttttctaagcatgaattatttgtgttccagcatgcaattatctatttaacatgtgaattgattaatcgcataatcggtcaaatagatccgtgtcggatttatttgttttgtacatgtCTTCCgatgtgcaaggggcaccaaatcCCAGCATAGGGTTTAGATTTAAGGTTTAGGAACTAATTATATGTTGTTGATGTGTGTTTGCAATTTTCGTATTAGATATCAACAtgactataattaaatatattaattataataaataatttttcattcaatATTTGTGATGCATAGtaatttgatactccctctatcccataCTACttgtcacatttcttttctgcactcattttgggaaaatgatagttaaagttgagagagaataaattgaGTGGGAGAACAATGTATCTTCTCTACATTTTCTCcaacttaatttattatcctCCCACTTtgaaacgagtgcagaaaataaaTGTGTCGAATTTCCTAGGAACGGAGGTGGTATTACTTTAGAAGAAAATACAATGTGACATGTATCGCACAAGGCAATGATACTACTAGAATTTAGAATCAATAAACCAAACTACAATATTCTACTTTATACTATATActtctaaataataaataaagtttatagactaataaaatggtaaaaacaaataatgtgatgtacaaaataaaattggacgTACAAATATTCCAAAGAATagatgaaagaaaaagtgttGTAAAAAATGTAGCTAACATAATTACGAATTTAATGCATAAAACTCCTATCAAATGTTTGTTATGTCAACAAATTATTGGaaattccattttatttcaacTATCATTACAGGTTAGTACTCCCTATGTCTCATTAAAGAAGATTCAttctcctttttaatttgtcttaaTTAAGATGacttattattaaaaattagaacatctttctctctacttcattctctctttcttattttactctctccacttcatacataaaataaagtttgcATAAATTCTCGTGCCGTCCAAGGAAGAGAACATCTTCCTTGGAACCGAAGaagtacaattttattttgtaagcTCAATATTAGACGGAAGAGCCTCAATTAATTTCTCACCAGAAAATCAATACTTATGGCAAATATGTACTAGTAATTGTATATTtcaaattgtaaattttaattcagtttacaaattacaagtaatacatacatacatatatgtatgtaaaGGGGAGCGTTAGGGTGCtaccacctcttaaaataacaccataccatcattcttagttaattatttgtacacgtggacgaataataagctgccatgtggaaaaaaaaggtaaaaacaCGGCCATCAATATGCAACACTGTATATAGCAATttttctcggccagcaatatccaacacgctatacaacaatctatagattgttgtgtaacgtttatattattgttgtgtagcgtttataatattgttgtgtagcgtttataatattgctatatatgtggtgtcacggtgtcactttaagaggtgttgccattttaacacaaacctgtATGTAAATTCAAATCTTTATTAGCATAAAATTAAGAGGGTTGTGAAAGATTTGGaggatactccctccgtccacgaatatgagtctcatttttccattttagttcgtccacgaataggagttccggttcataattaccataaatggtaaaaaggctccacattccactgactcattccactcatatatcatttaaaactaatatgtaCAAGTGAGACTCCTATTCCAATAACTTTcttctacccacttttcttaacatttcttaaaatccatgccgAAAAGATATGTGACTCTTATTcatggacagagggagtattaattagctATCCTCGTTAGACTTGGCTTGACTGATCATGTATACCTCTTTTCACCTTCTTCAAAATCTCTTCTTTTCTGCCGCCTCTCCTTTTAAGAGTATCtcaccaaattcaaaatcattttaatataaatatcacactaaatattgattttactcaaaccatttacactaaactcaaacccaaaGAATATCTCACCcacttactttttattattttcaatcataccaatatatttataaaaatttacacaCTAACCTCATAGCACTTTATCAATAActtaaactaaattaattaataattatatatgaaatctattatttattaattaataaattatttagaaatagtatttatttaactaaTGAATATGTACGTGGAGTTGTGATTaatgttaaaatattaaagacccaactagagaccaaattagggtcATTAGAtctaggtttattacttcattctggtACGTattaccttgaaactacaatatatttttacttgcttctagtaaattttgaaatgattcaacacaTGCTTCATTCGAATTcattgaattaatattttactttattcactttaaaaatacaatatattcCAGTGGGTTTATTGTTTCATTGAAAAACGTTATTATTTCATTGGACAaagtttttacttcattccaataggacttcaaatgcttctgcACATATTTCATTCAAATAGTTTATTACATCATTCTATGTGCTCATTACACCATTCAATAAGACTATCATTCCATTTTGTTGCCAGCGTTGTGATGGCAGTGGTGATAGACATTacagagaaagaacggcacgcgacagGAAAACCGCATGTACGTacttgaatgaagtaataattctattgaaatgaagtaatatatattctggaatgaagttaaatCCTCCTAATATATTATGACTTATTTGCTATGGGTTGAAGTAAAATAGGTTCGttatgaaggcgaaaataatttatacatcatctcatccataaaaactagatctaaaaactctaatttaatatagttatCTGATTTTGTAATAAGGAATGAGTTTGCATATAACGAGACTCCATGTACGTGAGTATTAATTCAactaataaaacaatagtctttatatttacatatctACATGAggtattattaatttaactaataaaattggattatatatttttgggagCAAAACACCGTTAgtttatttagtaaaaaaatactccatagataaactttttccatatattgaataatattaattaataactaattaaatatcaataaattaggTTATTGTTtcatatcttcttcttttccactagcattcttaatttcttcatgtttggttgacggaaaagtaaagttgcaaaggaaaaaaataatttctagaaaaatgaatcccgaGAATATGATTTCTAGTAACTTTACTTTactgtgtttggaaaatatcaagattttaaatttatatttaatttaaataccaaactaaaaatatacttattattttttatttataaaaaagaataataatataaaattcttaataaattattaattataaataataattattattattattatattattatatttattattagaatagatagtttaaatatggattatccatcataatatacactaatataattataattatagtatgaaatattatactcatttattataataataataataataattggtattataattataatatttacggatattataaatgaatagatttaataaattaaaattgcactatgactttattaatttattatactgaaattaagtatgatttataattttaaattaattttaaaatattctaattaataatattaataataataaaactgtactatattgcattaaatatgtaagaatcctaaaactgagaaaatgaataactAAGAAAAGCTAGGATTTAGAATCATGGAAAGTTGTATTAATTTTCCTTGTTCTCgaattctgattactttcctagtttaattaaaaaccgaaacaaacacaagaatttaaaatttaaggaatcgGATTACTTTCCCAAACAGAATCCTGACAACATGACCATTAATAGAATTGGTTTTGTACTTATCAGAGataaaattttccatatattgaataatagtattaactaattaaatattaatagaattaaattaggTTATTGTTCCACAtcgtcgtcttcttcttcaccacgACAACATATGCAATGCATGCTTTCTTCAAAAACCTATAATAGAATTGGTTTTGTTAAGTTTtattggagatggtctaaccTCCTCAAAATCTCTCCCTTTCCGCATCTTTCCCCTTTTCGCTCAAAAAACGAATTTAGCAGGAACAAAAGTGGTTAAGAGAGAGCATTAAGAAGATGAAGGGTGGAAGTGAAAAAGGCGGAATCTTGGCGATGGGCTTTAATAGGAAGAGGGCTGAAGGAAGGGATGAGAGCGCTAGGCCGAAAAAGCTGCAGCTCAATCCTTTTAATACCACTGCTTATGTGCAGGTAAAGCCAAATCGATTCcattttttgttctttctgtttaattgattttgctAATGGacttaatttatgttttatcaTCACTTTATTGGAGTGAAAGTTTCAATGATGATTAATTTGCATTTGCAGTTAAAGTTTAATGCTTGCTAAATTTGACTAggattttgtttgttttcttggAGCAGCTATGAATAGTGGAAAGACATACTGTAGTATATTTGGTTTCTGGTGTTCCATCATGGATActttgaaatatgaaaattgatcGGGGAAACTGGGACAAATTGTAGGATATTTAGTTGTATATGTGCTAAGATTTTGTTGCTTTAAGGAATGCTTAAATACATGCATAAGAATCATTAATTAAGCTATAGTATAACTGTCATCCCACAATCCCAATGAGCACCGAGTTTGAGATGTTTCTTCTCTCAATCTATATAAGAGGTATCTTTGCAGCCGAAAAGAACAGGTAGCTATGAATGTGGGAGAGGATGGACATTACGGTATATGAACGagttttcatgattttttccCAGTTTTTGGAAGGTTTATCTATGAAGTTCCTTTGTACAAACTAAAGGTCAACAAGAGAGCAAAATGTGTCTAACCCTGATGAGCTAGTCACGGAGAAggactatttatttttctcctttaatgcattttaaccTATATCATGAAAGTCCAGttacattatattatacttcAGCCATACGTTTTTACTTGTGTGTGTCACGGTGCACTTAGATTTAATAGTATGGTCTactttttttgataaatagaGTATTATGCTTTCATATCGATCAATTTGTCCATTTATCTTGCAGATCCTTGGAAACGGAATGGATACACAAGACACATCCCCAACAGTCCTGCTGTTTCTTCAACATAAaagatttatatttaatgcTGGAGAAGTGAGCTTGTTTAAATTCTTGTATTGCGTAAAATAATTCCCATGTATCTTATACTTGTTTACAGGGATTTGAACGCTTCAGCACTGAGCATAAGATCGGATTCTCGCAGGTATCTTTTGAATAAACATTTACGTagcttcttctctttttaGCAATTCTACAGATCCTTATGTGTCAGTCAAATTTCTCCagattagtactccctccgtcccgctttaggagtcccggttgatcaattttgggcgtcccgctttaggagtcccggttgagataaattaattaaaaatgcctacaaagtgttaaaagtgggtcccaacatccactaaaactaataaaaaagtgttaaaagtgggtcccaacatccactataacatttatttattggacactcaattaaaagtgagtcccaacatccactacaatatcTATTTACtacacactcaaacactcttttcttaaaacatgtgcccgactcaaccgggactcctaaagcgggacggagggagtaacatatTTCTCTCACGTGTCTGCTCAGAAACAGCTGGTGGACTTCCAGGTAACTAGCTACTGTATTTCGTATTGTACAGATACATGTGATTCTACACCAACTACTTTCCGTGCTAGAACCATCGTGACAACGTTTACTCTTTCACTACAGGTTTCTTATTGACCCGGGTGGGCTTGGGAGTCATTGGAATGCCTGTAAGTATTATTTCTTGTGGAGTATTAAACTTAGTTAAATCGTGACTGTGGAGATTTAACTGTAATTGTTCTTTGCGCCAAAGGTCAAGTTGTGGGGCCCCTCCAactttgaatatttgattgatGCTATGCAATCGTTCATCCCCAAGGATGCCAATGTTAGTTCGCATAGCTTTGGGCCATCACCGAGTATGGTGGTGCAGAACTTGGATAATCCTTTTGTTCTGATCGACCACGAAGAGATCATAATATCCGCAGTACTCTTGAGACCGAATTATGAAGAACCAAGTTCTCCTGAGCCTATTAAAAATGTGACGAAGCCGGGTGATCTCtctgttatttatatttgtgacTTGCGAAAGCTTAATGGAGAATTTGACCCTGAAAGGGCCGCTGCTCTCGGATTAAGACCCGGCCCAAAATGCGACTCGCTGGTAGATGGGAATCCTGTAATGTCAGATAGTCAAGATATTATGGTAGATATTGCTTATATCTTGtatctttttagttttctGCTTCCAATCTTCTGCATATTTCAGCCTCGTGCCCAATGTGGTTTGATATTCAGGTACACCTAAGTGACGTAATAATGGGTCCGTCTGTTCCTGGTCCTATTGTCCTTTTGGTCGACTGCCCAACATTGTTGCATTTCCGGGATCTGCTGACCGTGCAATGCCTCGCTCCGTATTATGTAGATTCAGCGCACGATGTAATAGAGGGATTCCAAGATTGTGAATTGCGTAATTCATCTGACTCCTCTGAGCGTCGCTCGGACAGATGATTATCGAACGTGGATGTCAAAATTCGGAGCAGCTGAGCATATAATGGCAGGACATCAAATGTTGGTTTCTCTAAATATTGAACCTTTCCTGACTTTCTGgatttttgttgctttttcGACTGCTTCTTCGTGTTTGATCTCTTGGAGCTGATGCATTCGTCTCTGCAGGAACAATATACAGGTGCCGATTTTGAAAGCTAGTACTAGGCTCGCAGCTCGTCTTAACTATTTGAGCCCTCAGTTTTTCCCGTCTTTGGGTTGCTGGACACCGCCGAACATGGATTTACCATCTGAGACTGAGGCATCACATGAGGTACgcatgacaatattttcaaatcatGCGATTGTTTCCTAATTAGACTATTCTCTGTTGTTTACTCGTTATCTCGGTTCTATTCAAACAGATTTCGGCTGAGAATCTTCTCAAGGTATGCGAAATCTCTACGACGAcacccttttttttattgcgtTGGATAGATGGTTTTTGCCATATAAAGTGAAGCAATTATAGCTCATTTCTACTTGTTGATGATGGCTCTGTACCCTTGCTATATAAGTAGTTTAATCTGCTTCCCTACGAGAATATGGGGCTCGACAGATCAAGTATACCGAAACTAACATCTCACTCCGAGATCATTCAAGAGCTATTGTCAGAAATTCCGGAGGCTAGAGACGCCTCCGAGAATGTGACCCGTTTATTGTCGGATTGTGCGAGTGTGACCGAGGAACCATGGTTGCTCGAAGATGCTGTCCCTAGCTGTCTCGAAGATATAACCAGAGAAGACATGGAGATTGTTCTTCTTGGTACCGGTTCTTCGCAACCCTCAAAGTATCGAAACGTTAGTTCgattttcatcaatttattttccaaaggaagCATACTCTTAGATTGTGGTGATGGAAGCTTGGGACAGCTAAAGAGAAGGTTAACACTGCACCCCTTTTCTgcatttgagatttttttatccCGGATCGTCTTTCTCTTACCCCGTGTCATTGATATGTTGCAGATTCGGAGTCCAAGGTGCGGACGAAGCTATAAAAGGTTTGAAATGCATCTGGATTTCGAACTTCAACGCAGATCACCACACGGGCCTTGCAAGTATCCTTGCTCGACGACGTGATCTGTTGAAGGGATCACCACATGAGCCCGCCCTCGTCGTTGGCCCGTATCAGCTCAATTGGTTTCTGAGCGCCTACCAGAAGGTCGAGGATCTGGACATGCGGTTTCTCGACTGCTCTCATACAACTGAAGATGCATTGGAGGCTTTTGATTCGAACAAAGGGAACCCGAGCAAGGGCGTCGATTCATCTCTGTGCAAGATTCTCGGAGAACTTGGATTAGAAGCGCTGGTGAGCTTCTCCGTCAATCATTGTCCTGGAGCTCATGGCGTCGTGCTGCAGGCTGCGAGCAGGATCAACAGCGCCGGTAAAACCATTCCCGGCTGGAAAGTCGTCTACTCAGGCGTCACCAGACCCTGCCCGAAACTTGTTTGGGCTGCCCGCCACGCGACCGTGCTCATTCACGAGGCAAGTCATGacactactactattactacAACATGGCAAATACTTACATACATCCGAGCACATTAGTCTCTAATTAGAAATTAGTAGTTAAGATGGATGTATGGTGCACATTATTCTCTAATTAGAAATTAGTGGACTCATTAGTCTCTAATAATTGTGTGAAGGCGAAAGTGTGTCTATTTCAGTATGCTCTCTGTGATCTCGGTTCACCATTTTGCAGGCGACCTGCGAAGACGGGATGATGTACGATGCGGTGGCTCGGAAACACAGCACGACGACAGAGGCAGTGGAATTGGGGAATTATGCGGGTGCGTATAGGATCATACTGACTCATTTCAACCAGAGATACCCGAAGATCCCGGAGTTCGATGAAGCAGGGCATATGCACAAAACGTGCGTCGCGTTCGACATGATGAGTGTCAACTTAGCGGATGTTCATGCACTGCCAAGAGTGCTGCCATATCTCAAAGTTCTGTTTAGAGGTGAAATGTAACATCCCAAaatttcgaaccctaattttagagccgtAAAATtcttattgatgacgtgggagacgtgaattaattgatgaatgaatttattgcatgagttctTATAACCAAGTTGTGTCTAGGGTTGAGGTTTGggttgaaaagtcaaactcgttgagtatatgacgtggcttgtgaataattgaattaaaggtgaaattatgtggtgaattatttgtttaaggatGAGTGAGATTTTTAGgatatttccataaataatataaccacttttattctttttgaaattttcgaaccccttcattttattggagaaaatcctatttttccggatttaatttaattcttgggatatttatccaaattaaatccaaaatccaattattctctatttccTAATGAGAAAAATGGACACCCTAATTATTCTAggtgattttagaaaatcacCTATTTTTGGGAAggaggaattattttatttgtttaaattgatcccttattggtttccttccatacctaaaattaaatattctagtaaatcttaccatacctcaaggagatcttgccatatcttattttagttaatatttaaaatccaTTCCTTATGAGAGAGCCAAATTACACGCCTATTTCCAATCTTAGGtgggagaattattattttattttgctccatgatattttattctactccgaaaaatataccaaacaaaatcttggctaaataAAAGCCATAATTTCTGAAAATTCCAAGCCTTGAAACCCTAGTTcacgttttttttatttcttcttctctactccacaatatttgttttattaaattgtggagaatcaaatcttcccaaatattctatttaattacctaaagattttatttaaccctataaataagagcaaaacctaaccctagcccccaaAGAAATCGCCCCCCACCCCCAAACCACACGCCACTCCCTCtatctctcaattttcttctataattcttcatcttttgagaagagttagagtttgagcctcaagaTTTTTTAAGAATcaagtctctactttgtttctaccgttcgttttgaCAAGAAAAGGTACCTatatattaatctttcttcatctaaccgattaatcggtattcttgaaacCCCATGCATCtagattgagtgaaagtgggttAAATGGTATATGGAAAATGTGTGTgcgcgtgtgtgtgtgtgtgtgacacGGGAACGACCCTCATGTGTGACATAagttgatgttagatctagGATTGTGGAGTGAATAAACATATATGATGAATATGTCTTGGTTTGAATGATAAACGTAAACTGGATCGGTGGGAAAAAGGGGAagcgttgagacatgcatgatttaagagttgatgttgaaactgattcgtgatatgtgcctatgcgattaaaaggtgaaacctcggttgcgaagccggataacgaaAGAGAGAAACGTACTTGAAacctaagcagtcgaggtgggctttattcttaaactcttttatgttgtaaatttgtgaatgtggagagataagggtggtttaaactgttatgccatgcatGTGATTATTTGTGATGATgttgtgcgcctgatgcccagtttgagagttcgctccattgggctatagggctatggatatgtataaacgaattcgggtctgagtagggccgcaaacactaccaggctagtgtacacggtgggatcgggagccgtccttgctagtcggccggtctcgtgggcgaaaagtgtggccacactttcgtcgcactatggaaaGGTTGTGATTGATGGATTGTTGAGAAAGTTGGGAGTTGTTTGACTGACCATTCTAAGAAAacatttttgtgatactcgatgatatatattttgataattgtaaaactcgagttcactatggtaagggtggcataactaataaaatattttggcaaCAAGTTCACtgggtatttcaaaatactcagcactgcatgtgttttccttatgtgcaggttgaacggcgacgagcggtggcgggtgttgagcactttaattaaataagatggatgttttgaacttcgagtgtagttgtgtcttcatacatagcttcactttctcttggttccttccgctgaatttttgaaacttattagtattatttggcTATTTTGAACTTGTTCCCTTTGGTTTAGAAGATTGAGACATGTTGtggtttttttgttgaatttatgtCGAACCCTTGATTCTTGATCATAGTTTATGGTATCTATTCTCCATTGATTTTCTAGGTTAaaccgttgacttattgctttGATAGTTCGTTTAAtaccttggtcaaatctctttaaatgaaaccctagcctatgttttatttcctttaagtccgttttggtagcagtcgccgtacttattataccctagaaattcGGGCCGTTACAATGACTGTTTAGAGATACTGCACTTGTAGCttacttttgatattttttatatttaatgaagCCATTGGAATAGATTAGTTAGTTAGAGCGTATGGCTGAGGTTCAAGCCCTCCTTTTAGCGTCTTtgaattacaatattttttcaatttttataaatataatttttaaaattatttatgatttagcAACAACTTAATCATACACATAAAAGTTTAGGGTTTTAtccataatataataattgtggTCGATTTTCAGTGATTTTGTGAAATTCCCGATAtgcttcattttttcattgtGTAATTTTACAACATTATT is a window from the Salvia hispanica cultivar TCC Black 2014 chromosome 1, UniMelb_Shisp_WGS_1.0, whole genome shotgun sequence genome containing:
- the LOC125205898 gene encoding LOW QUALITY PROTEIN: tRNAse Z TRZ4, mitochondrial-like (The sequence of the model RefSeq protein was modified relative to this genomic sequence to represent the inferred CDS: deleted 1 base in 1 codon; substituted 2 bases at 2 genomic stop codons) produces the protein MKGGSEKGGILAMGFNRKRAEGRDESARPKKLQLNPFNTTAYVQILGNGMDTQDTSPTVLLFLQHKRFIFNAGEGFERFSTEHKIGFSQVSNIFLSRVCSETAGGLPGFLLTRVGLGVIGMPVKLWGPSNFEYLIDAMQSFIPKDANVSSHSFGPSPSMVVQNLDNPFVLIDHEEIIISAVLLRPNYEEPSSPEPIKNVTKPGDLSVIYICDLRKLNGEFDPERAAALGLRPGPKCDSLVDGNPVMSDSQDIMVHLSDVIMGPSVPGPIVLLVDCPTLLHFRDLLTVQCLAPYYVDSAHDXXRDSKIVNCVIHLTPLSVARTDDYRTWMSKFGAAEHIMAGHQMNNIQVPILKASTRLAARLNYLSPQFFPSLGCWTPPNMDLPSETEASHEISAENLLKFNLLPYENMGLDRSSIPKLTSHSEIIQELLSEIPEARDASENVTRLLSDCASVTEEPWLLEDAVPSCLEDITREDMEIVLLGTGSSQPSKYRNVSSIFINLFSKGSILLDCGDGSLGQLKRRFGVQGADEAIKGLKCIWISNFNADHHTGLASILARRRDLLKGSPHEPALVVGPYQLNWFLSAYQKVEDLDMRFLDCSHTTEDALEAFDSNKGNPSKGVDSSLCKILGELGLEALVSFSVNHCPGAHGVVLQAASRINSAGKTIPGWKVVYSGVTRPCPKLVWAARHATVLIHEATCEDGMMYDAVARKHSTTTEAVELGNYAGAYRIILTHFNQRYPKIPEFDEAGHMHKTCVAFDMMSVNLADVHALPRVLPYLKVLFRGEM